A genome region from Aestuariivirga litoralis includes the following:
- a CDS encoding F0F1 ATP synthase subunit epsilon, whose amino-acid sequence MALHFELVSPAKLLFSGDVDSVQLPGTEGEMTILPQHAPLLTSLRPGVVTVTAASGSQRIFVRGGFAEVNPQGLTVLAERAIPTAELDAAALAKQIKDAEEDVADATEAEAKRVAQENLDHLKALQSVL is encoded by the coding sequence ATGGCGCTTCACTTCGAACTCGTTTCACCGGCCAAGTTGCTCTTCTCGGGCGACGTGGACAGCGTGCAGCTGCCCGGCACGGAAGGTGAAATGACCATCCTGCCGCAACATGCGCCGCTGCTCACGTCATTGCGCCCCGGCGTGGTGACGGTGACGGCAGCTTCTGGTTCGCAGCGTATTTTCGTGCGTGGCGGTTTTGCCGAAGTGAACCCGCAGGGCCTCACGGTGCTGGCCGAACGCGCCATTCCGACAGCAGAACTTGATGCTGCCGCCTTGGCCAAGCAGATCAAGGACGCCGAGGAAGACGTCGCCGATGCCACCGAAGCCGAAGCCAAGCGCGTGGCCCAGGAAAATCTCGATCACCTGAAGGCGCTGCAGAGCGTTCTGTAA